Proteins encoded within one genomic window of Diorhabda sublineata isolate icDioSubl1.1 chromosome 1, icDioSubl1.1, whole genome shotgun sequence:
- the LOC130452420 gene encoding uncharacterized protein LOC130452420 has translation MASPKSQLLIIESSVENLIEEVEKRPALYKKILKEYSDANMKKKLWEEVCEAVVVDWNSLSAEEKTNKGRDVQKKWANLRTCFRRELNAQKNTKSGQAANKRRKYVYFEQLLFLLPCMENRLTEGNLEEENFLSNDEHDDQAGSSTPTPIRQRKKRPNVPKQTDVDEALLKALNEPNTDEDVNFALSLVPSLQSLTAEEKLDAKISILNVFKQIRSARCAQSPPTCTYNRVQQPLYSFPISQPTTIRNISSPGNSNDTAQSYYSNFSDESQIYDL, from the exons ATGGCTTCGCCCAAATCACAATTGTTGATTATAGAAAGTTCCGTCGAAAACTTAATTGAAGAAGTCGAGAAAAGACCTGcgctttataaaaaaattttaaaggaGTACTCCGACgcgaatatgaagaaaaaactgtGGGAGGAAGTTTGCGAAGCAGTTGTTGTTGATTGGAATTCGCTTAGCGCTGAGGAGAAAACAAACAAAG gtCGTGATGTGCAAAAAAAATGGGCTAATTTAAGGACTTGCTTTCGTCGCGAATTAAACGCTCAAAAGAACACTAAGTCGGGGCAAGCTGCGAATAAAAGGCGTAAATATGTCTACTTTGAacagttattatttttacttccaTGCATGGAAAACCGACTTACTGAAGGTAACCTGGAAGaggaaaattttctatcaaatgaTGAGCATGATGATCAAGCTGGTTCATCCACTCCCACCCCTATTCGTCAGCGGAAAAAGAGACCTAATGTACCGAAGCAGACGGACGTGGATGAAGCATTATTAAAGGCATTAAATGAGCCTAATACTGATGAAGATGTGAACTTCGCTTTGTCACTGGTCCCTTCACTCCAAAGTTTAACCGCAGAAGAAAAACTTGATGCTAAAATAAGTATTCTTAACGTTTTTAAACAGATAAGATCAGCTAGGTGCGCTCAGTCTCCGCCAACATGTACGTACAACAGAGTTCAGCAACCCTTGTACTCTTTTCCAATTTCGCAACCGACAACCATTCGAAACATTTCATCACCTGGCAACTCCAACGATACAGCCCAGtcttattattcaaatttttcagatgaatcgcaaatatatgacttgtaa
- the LOC130452419 gene encoding uncharacterized protein LOC130452419, which translates to MKMLSRKIIALIILRRRIIKKRLREHWVHPILSDRLVSGKFYTMHSKLLDYPKKFFAYYRMSITSFNELVKLIGPAIAKEDTNLRLSIPVEERLSVTIRYLATGASFNTLSFDYLMGASTIRDITKTTCEQIWNILQPLYMSTKEEGDWIKIADEFYSRTNFPNIIGAIDGKHIRMIQPEHSGSSYFNYKKFFSCVLMAWTDADYKFVYIDVGSYGTASDSEIFKSSEMGKRLSQNRLNIPSGRQLPNDNVGDVIPFSVVGDEAFGLGNHILRPYAKRNLNYTKRIFNYRHTRARRMVECTFGILGNKWRIFHRPMDVNINFCVKIIKACCVLHNYVRIKDGINFTETLYNCPMNNLTINEDNRGRNNMNNVRQYMSSYFISPGGAIPCQYNKV; encoded by the exons ATGAAAATGTTGTCCAGAAAAATTATTGCTCTCATCATACTCCGGAGGAGGATAATCAAGAAGAGATTGCGAGAGCATTGGGTGCATCCCATTCTCAGTGACAGATTAGTTAGTGGAAAATTTTACACTATGCATTCCAAATTACTTGATTACCCGAAAAAATTTTTCGCCTATTATCGAATGAGCATTACCAGCTTCAATGAACTTGTCAAGCTAATTGGACCAGCAATAGCGAAGGAGGATACAAATTTAAGACTTTCTATACCTGTGGAGGAGAGATTGAGCGTTACGATAAG atatCTGGCTACAGGAGCTAGTTTCAATACATTATCTTTTGATTATCTGATGGGAGCTTCTACAATACGAGATATTACTAAAACTACATGTGAGCAAATATGGAATATACTTCAACCATTGTATATGTCAACCAAAGAAGAAGGCGACTGGATTAAAATCGCAGACGAATTCTATAGTCGCACAAACTTTCCAAACATCATTGGAGCAATTGATGGCAAACATATACGGATGATACAGCCAGAACATTCCGGTTCATCATATTTTAactacaaaaagtttttttcgtgCGTGTTAATGGCTTGGACAGACGCAgattataaatttgtatatatagaCGTTGGTTCTTATGGAACAGCTAGTGATTCGGAAATATTTAAATCATCAGAAATGGGTAAACGGCTGTCCCAAAACCGATTAAATATTCCCTCCGGAAGGCAATTGCCTAATGATAATGTCGGAGATGTTATTCCATTCTCTGTCGTAGGGGATGAAGCGTTTGGACTTGGCAATCATATACTACGTCCTTAtgcaaaaagaaatttaaactACACCAAACGAATTTTCAACTATAGACATACAAGAGCTCGACGAATGGTTGAGTGTACTTTTGGGATTCTTGGTAACAAATGGCGTATATTTCACCGACCAATGGatgtcaatatcaatttttgtgtCAAAATAATTAAAGCTTGCTGTGTCCTGCATAATTATGTAAGAATCAAAGATGGAATAAATTTCACAGAAACTCTCTACAATTGTCCCATGAATAACTTAACTATAAATGAAGACAACCGAggaagaaataatatgaataacgTGCGACAGTACATGTCGTCATACTTTATTTCTCCCGGAGGCGCGATTCCGTGTCAATATAACAAagtgtaa
- the LOC130452416 gene encoding uncharacterized protein LOC130452416, translating to MKSVICSFILLFCMVNADVTVNNELYPNQTLKTEKKLSETIRTIINHYKQPDPLGIPGAPIPDPMPIPDMRKSFSVGTMYFKNMQLTGLKKFRIEHVLADITKMKVNATLSIDVLVTRGNYTLRSLFSRGAGPFSVTLTKVVVTAVAKMEILPDGSLEAQDMDMDLKIGGIELDFKGMGLLQGVVNSVGTFVFDSIKPFVLREANTNMRNDMNKEIKKLGRTFPNSISPFDHLVYELRRKVRDGGFDPYLVPDYNNSVGIFDIYLTNTWLHGLASFHRVKDIKFEMKNKTVHVLLEVGTGQLLGTSNWELSLVTGLLSKEGTVSFSVEYIKVLINASQSMDISHPPSLDDIQLELGNIQIRFDGLGTVDYLIEFGVNVIPNLLRYQIMDAIEKPIIFKIQEALNQVNVEDMIIENAEQLDSGKGLEDMELILG from the exons TTACAGTCAACAATGAATTATACCCGAATCAAACGCTCAAAACGGAGAAGAAGCTAAGCGAAACTATAAGGACTATTATAAATCACTACAAACAACCCGATCCTTTGGGTATTCCAGGAGCTCCTATTCCAGATCCAATGCCTATACCCGACATGCGGAAATCATTTTCGGTGGGAACtatgtatttcaaaaatatgcagCTTACCGGtctcaaaaaatttagaattgaaCATGTTCTTGCTGATATTACTAAAATGAAGGTGAATGCTACGTTGTCGATAGATGTTTTAGTAACTAGAGGAAATTATACTCTTCGTTCGTTATTTTCAAGAGGAGCTGGACCTTTTTCGGTAACTTTAACCAAA GTGGTGGTTACGGCTGTAGCCAAAATGGAAATATTACCAGATGGATCGCTAGAAGCTCAAGATATGGATATGGATTTGAAGATAGGAGGTATAGAACTGGATTTCAAAGGAATGGGACTACTCCAAG gTGTTGTAAATTCAGTAGgaacatttgtttttgattcAATAAAACCGTTTGTCTTACGAGAAGCCAATACCAATATGAGAAATGAtatgaataaagaaataaaaaaattagggaGAACATTTCCCAATTCAATTTCACCATTTGATCATTTGGTTTACGAGTTAAGAAGAAAAGTTAGAGACGGAGGCTTCGATCCATATTTAGTACCTGATTATAATAATAGCGTTGGTATTTTCGATATATACCTTACCAACACTTGGTTGCATGGATTGGCATCTTTTCACAGGGTGAAAGATATCAAGttcgaaatgaaaaataaaactgttcaCGTGCTTCTGGAAGTAGGCACTGGTCAATTACTTGGTACTAGTAACTGGGAGCTATCTTTGGTGACCGGATTGCTGTCTAAAGAAGGAACTGTTTCATTTTCCGTTGAATATATTAAG GTTCTTATCAACGCTAGTCAGAGCATGGACATTTCTCACCCCCCATCATTAGATGATATCCAATTAGAATTAGGTAATATACAGATTAGATTTGATGGACTTGGTACTGTAGATTATCTAATTGAATTCGGAGTGAATGTTATTCCAAATCTGTTAAGGTATCAAATAATGGACGCCATAGAGAAAccgattatatttaaaattcagGAAGCTCTTAACCAAGTGAATGTTGAGGAcatgattattgaaaatgcagAGCAGCTCGATAGCGGTAAAGGATTAGAAGACATGGAGCTTATTTTaggatga